The Levilactobacillus namurensis genomic interval CTGAGGATCGTGAGCATATAGGTACAAGCCATGCACGCCGCGTTTCATTAAGACGTTGATGGAATTGAGCACCAGTTGTTCCTTGATCAGCTGCAATTGGTGGGGGTCCGTTAAATCAGACCGGCGTTTGAAGGTCTCAACGTCAGTGTACTTAGCCAGGTCAATGGTCAGTTGACCATTTGCGGCTAGTGTAACTGGGGGGCCTAAGATCACCCCGACGTAATTGAGGTCAAATCCTTGGCAAGTGTAGATGGAGCCAACTTCGTTTATGGTTTGGGGAAGTTCCGCCCAAGGGGTTTGCGTATAGTTGTATTGATCCCAGGGGAGGCGAAACCGTCCCTCTTGAATGTAGTGTTTCCCACCATCGAGCGTTGAAGGGTAACCCGAGGTGGAAACGATTCGTGCCAGCCCCGTTTCCTGATTACGCTGTACAATGGCTTGACGCATTTCCTCGGCATCCGCAAAGATCCGTAAGTCATATTGGGGACCGCCAGAGGAAGGTACCGGACGTAAATCGTGGTGCGTGAAGGCGTTGATCCACCGGACTAGGGCATCACTGGCGTGCATCCGGAATTGGTGTGTGAGACGGTAACGTTCGTGGGGGTATGGCGCCACGAGGTGTTCAAGCCGCTGCTCGGTCCAAAAACTCTTCATCCGTAGAACTTGAGTTTCGTCAAAGACGACCACGATGACTTTAGCCGTTTGCATTAAAGAAGCGAGTTGGTTGTCACCGTAAAAGTTATTATAGTGATCAGCTTGAGAAAGCAACAGGTGTGCTTCGTCGATAATCAGGACATCGGCGGAAGTCTTGCCCTGAGCAATCTGGTTGATCAGGGTTGTAGGACGTTGAAAGTCCTTCTTGTAGAGGTGGGGTTGCTGGCCCGCAATGGCGCGGTAAACTTTAAGAATTTCAGGATGGTTAACCAGAAAGTAATTGGTGGTGCCGGCAAGCGGCGAAGTGGGTTGGGTCCGGTTAGCACTCTGAACCCGGTTGAAGAGGTGGGCTAAGACCACGCTTTTACCGGTTCCGGCATCGCCGTACAAGCTAAAGATTGCAGGATGTTGTCCGTTTATGTGAGAAGTTATGAAGTGATACATGTGTTGGACCAAGTGCTCCTGGTCGGGCGTTAATGGTAATTCAGGAGAGATTTTATTAATTGCTGCGTTTGATGGTTGAATAACCCTGATGCCACCTTTCTGTCAAAAGTCATACCGCCATTGTACCGCGAATCGTGTGCAAAAGAAAAACCCCTTAGTGCAAAGGGGTTAACACTTACTTGGTCTTGGTTAGGGCAATGCGATGATAGCTTGCGGTGTGGTAGTGATTCGCACTAGTCGCGTAGATGTTGAGTGGTGTAAACTCCGGAGAGTTGCGCCAGAGCGAGTAAGCTTGACTGTCTTCCCAGATAGTCAGAAGACTGTAACTGCCGCTGTCATGTTGCTTGGTCATGACGTACAAAGCCTTCATTCCGTGGGGCAACAGGTTGCTGGCTAACCGGGTCGTCTTGGCTTCGAAAGCCTCGGCGGTGTGCGGGTCGAACTTGAAGTAGCTGAAGCTGTAAAATCCCTTCCAGTCAGTGGTTCCTTGGTGTAACCGTACCTGATAGTCTAGTCCAGCGGAAAATAGACTGGGTTGGTCCGAAGCATCAATCAACTGGAGCCCTTGATTATCACCAGTCGAACTAGCGAGTAAGATTAACTTGCGGTCGGGGTGCTCGGCAATGAACTGCTTGAGAACATCGCGACTACCGAATGTGAATGCTAGATTTCTTAACATAGCGGAATCCCTCCTTGTTAACACCTTCATTATACCCCGTTTTTTGGGGAAACCTGAAACGTTTACACCTCCGAATAGACGCGCTAAACTAGAGAGAAAAGATTCATGAAAGGGTGATCTGATGGAATTAACAGTTTTAGGATGCTACGGCGGCTATCCGTATAATGGGGTGGGAACCAGTAGCTACTTGGTGACTAGTGGGGACTACCACTTGTTATTGGATTGCGGGAGTGGCGCATTGACGGCGTTACAGCGTTATCTTGACCCCTTACAGCTGGATGCGGTCTTACTGACCCACTATCATCACGACCATACTGCTGATGTGGGCGTTCTGCAGTATCTTTGGCAGTTGGCTCCAGGGACCAAAAAAGAACCGGTCTTGCCTATTTATGGTCATCAAGAGGATGCTCAGGCCTTCGCAGGATTGACTTGGCCCCATGCAACGGAAGGGCACGCTTACCAACCTGATCAAGCGTTGACGTTGGGCCCACTGACCATCACGTTTGGGCCGACTCATCATCCGGTTCCGGCGTATGCGCCCATCATCACGGAGACGACTACGGGACGCCGGTTAGCCTTTACGGCGGATACAGCCGCCTTTCCCGAGCTCAGTACTTGGGCGCAACACGCGGATGTTTTGCTGGCGGATACTAACTTCTACGCGGATCATCAGGGAACGGCCTGGCATTTGACATCCACTCAAGCAGGACAACTGGCCCAAGATGCGCAGGTTGGGCGGTTACTTTTAACGCATTTACCACAAACGGGACAATTATCACAATTGGCCGCGGAAGCGCAAACCGCTGCCGGGAAAGTACCCGTTAACGTTGTCCATGCAGGGACTACTTATCGTATTTAACGGTCATGGGTATCAAATAATTTCTAATAAAGGCTTCCCTTTTAACTTAAACATGATATAATGGTATCTATTAAATATAAGTTATATAAGGGAGGATTTACAAATGACTGTGACACTGTTTACGACGCCTAGTTGCTCGTCCTGCCGGAAGGCTCGCCTTTGGTTAGAGGACCATGGAATCGCATATCGAGAACAGAATATTTTTGTGACCCCCCTCAAAGCAGCGGATATTAAGGCCATCCTGCGGTTGACTGAGGAAGGCACGGAAGAGATCATCTCGAAGCGGTCCCAGGCCTACCAACAATTAGGCACTCAGCTGGAGGAGTTACCCTTAGGTGACTTGTTTGACCTGATTCGCCGACACCCGGGAATCTTACGGCGGCCCATCGTCATGGATGACCGCCGGTTACAGGTGGGCTTTAACGAAGAAGAAATTCGGCGTTTCTTACCGCGTTCGGTCCGAATTCAAGCCTTACAGACTGCCCAACGTTTAGCGAATGGACAAAAATAAGATGAATTAGTTGCATCTAACTGGATTTGTGGGAAAATACTACTTGCAGTCCAGTTTTTTGTGAGCATTGCTTTACAAGCCCACAAAAACGGTTAGAATGAGTAACAAGGACAATACCCAACCCACGAGAAAGGGGTGTTATTCATGGAAATGGAACGAATCAATGAGAATACGATTCGGGTGGTTATTGGTAATGACGACCTCAGTGAACGTGGAATCACTGTGTTGGATTTGCTGGGTAACCACAAGCAAATCGAAAGTTTCTTCTATAGTATCTTAGAGGAAGTCGACGTTGATCATCAATTCCAAGACAACGATGCGGTGACGTTTCAAGTCTTACCAAATCGTAATGGTCTGGAACTGTTTATCAGCAAGAACGTCGATCCCGACGCGCCAGTTGACGATGAACAGGCTGATACCAGCGTAGACGCCGATCACCCCGATCAAGTGTCGGATCAGATTAAAGAACACTTACTCGGTAAAGATGGTCGTCGGAAGAACGTCTTTTCTGCGATGGCGGAAGCGAGTCGGCGGAATGCGGCGAGCGAGAGTAACGACGTTGCGGATTATCTGAATGATGATGGTCAACCGACTGTCTCCCAAGTTGTGCGGTTACACGCCTTCGAGGACATGATTAGTCTGGCCCGGGTCCTGCACTTAGATAGTGCGGCCTCGAACCTCTATCAGTACAACGGCGATTACTACTTAGAATTGATTTTCTTTACAAATGAAACTTCACGAGAAGCCATCAAGGACGATATGTCAGTGGCTTATGAGTACGCTGACCGGTCTAAGGTGGCCCCAGATGTCCTGGCAGAGCATGGCAAGTTAGTCATGGAGCACTCGGCACTGGAGTTGACACGGTACTACTTTTTAGACGCTAAATAGTTTAAATTTTAAAAAAGACTAGATGTTCGCTGAAAAAGTGAACACCTAGTCTTTTTATTTAGCCGACGATTCACTTAAATGGTCCAGCAGAGCGACGCTTAAATGGCCAATCAGCGCTTGATTGTATTGCATACCAGCAGATTGAAATTGAGCGATGGCCAGCACTTGTTCCTTGGTGAACCCGGCTTTAATCAACCCGTTGATGCTAGTGGACATCGCGGCCTGTTGCTCCTTTTCCGTTTGGGCGATGCCAGCCTGTAGGGCGGCTTGAATGAACTTGGCATTTTCTTGATGGGACATAAAATCAACCTCCTAAAGATTAAACTTAGTGTAGCATAGAATTTCCTTAGCGGGTATTCCCGGGGAACGTTGTAGTGATGGTTGTTCTTTTTAGAAAGCGGTTACATAATTTGCTAGTGGGTCGTATAATTAAACCTAAAAGGAGTGGTTAGATGTCAGAGTTAACGGGAAAAGTCGCCATTGTGACGGGTGGATCTTCTGGAATCGGCCTGGCAACTTGTCAACGATTGGTTAAAGATGGAGCCATTGCCGTTTCGGCGGATCTCGAGGCCCCGGAGGATTCTCGAATCAAGTTTGTGAAGACAGACGTTACTGACCAACGCTCATTGCAGAACTTGGTGGAAACCGTGGTGCGCCAGTATCATCAGATTGATATTTTGGTGGCTAATGCGGGGATCACCGAGCATAAAGCGGGAGTCGCCGACTTAGACGTGGCCAATTGGCAACGGGTCATCGATGTTGATTTGACCGGAGTTGTCTTGACCGATAAGTACGTGGTCCAACAGATGGTTAAGCAACGGAGTGGCAGCGTCATCAACATGAGCTCCATTTTAGGCGTCGTGGGAGCGGCCAACTCGCAGGCTTATTCGGCTGCCAAAGCCGGGGTGGCGAACTTTACCCGGTCACAAGCCGTGACTTACGCACCACAGGGGATCCGCTTCAACGCCGTGGCGCCGGGCTACGTGAACACGCCGCTACTTCAGACACTGCCGAGTGACGTCACGGATAGCATGGTCGCCAAGATGCCCGTGGGCCGGTTAGCCGAGCCATCTGAAATTGCGAACGTGATTGCCTTCTTAGCCAGCGATGATGCGTCGATTGTGACGGGTGCAGTGATCAACGCTGACGGCGGGTACACCGCACAATAACTTTAGACCTAGTGGTTAAAAAGACTGAGACGCTCACGACGGCTCAGTCTTTTTGAACGCAAAACGGCATCCCGCAACAGGGGATGCCGAGTGCAATTAACGTCGTTCAATGGCCAATAGGTAGGGTGGCGTGTGCACCTGATTGATGAACCCATACTGTAAGACTTGGTAGGTCTTTTGGGGAAGGGCCGCACAGAATTGGTGGACGGCTTGTGCTTCCGTAGCGCCACCGGGATGACCGGCGTAGACGACCAGGATGACCCGCCCGCCACGCGGTAGGTGCGGAAGTAAGGCCTTGACCGCGGTGAGCGTGGTGGGGGCGTGGGTGATTTTGGTCTTATCACTCCCAGGAAGGTAGCCCAGGTTGAAGATTGCGGCGGCCACGGTTTGGTCCGGTGCTAAATAGTCAGCAACGTGTTCGTGACCGACGTGGTGTAAGCTGACCCGGGACTGTTGGCCGGTGAGGGTCAATTGTGTTTGGGTGTGCGCTAAGGCGACAGCTTGAACGTCAAAGCCGATGACGTGGCCGGTGGGGCCCACCAACTGAGCGAGAAATAGCGTGTCGTGTCCGTTACCTACAGTGGCGTCAACCACCGTGGCTCCTGGGTAGACGCAAGCTTCTAAAAGGGTATGACTATAGGTTAAAGCGTTTGGTAAATTCATTAGAAATCATCTCCATGTCGGGTCAAGAACCATTGGGTCACGGTTAGTAGAAAGAATCCCAGTAACCAGCCGGCCAAGACATCCGTTGGGTAATGGACACCGACGTAGACTCGGGAGATGCCAACGGCTAGGATCCATAGGCTGGCCAATCCGGTGATTAAGTACCGAATACCGGGAGACTGGCGTAAGTAGCGCCCGGCCAGCACGATGACCGTGCCCCACAGGAGCATGACGGTGATGGAATGGCCGCTGGGAAAGCTAAAGGAACTAGCCGCGACCAGTCGGTTGACGGTGGGCCGCGGGCGCTGCACCAGATTCTTTAGGATGAAGTTCCCTAATCCGGCCCAGCCTAAAACGTTGACCAGCAGGAAGAAACTGGCACGGTATCGGCGCGCAATCACCAAGGCAACCACCAGAATGATGGTGACCCAGGTGACGGGCTTGGGGTTTCCCGCCGTGGTGACGGCAATGACGGCTTGCGTCAAGGGGTGGCTTAGCGGTTGGCGAATCAGGTGAATTAGGGCTTGGTCGAGTTGGGCGACCCAGACTTGGTGGAAGACGACCCCGAACAGGTCAATCAAAAAGAGGCAGCCAGCAGCCCAAGTCAGGCCCCAGCGCCAACGTGATAGTCGTGGCATATAGTGTACTCCTCAAAACAAATTAGTAGCTCAAGTATAGCACACCGAATTCGTAATTTTAGGGGAGATATCCGCCGGGTGTCTTGCTTTTCTAAAGGGGGTTTGCTAAGATGAGGACAATCACCAATTATCTAAAACGTTGACGAGAAGTAGTAGATGGGATGTGGCCGTCAGAGAGCG includes:
- a CDS encoding DUF2075 domain-containing protein produces the protein MYHFITSHINGQHPAIFSLYGDAGTGKSVVLAHLFNRVQSANRTQPTSPLAGTTNYFLVNHPEILKVYRAIAGQQPHLYKKDFQRPTTLINQIAQGKTSADVLIIDEAHLLLSQADHYNNFYGDNQLASLMQTAKVIVVVFDETQVLRMKSFWTEQRLEHLVAPYPHERYRLTHQFRMHASDALVRWINAFTHHDLRPVPSSGGPQYDLRIFADAEEMRQAIVQRNQETGLARIVSTSGYPSTLDGGKHYIQEGRFRLPWDQYNYTQTPWAELPQTINEVGSIYTCQGFDLNYVGVILGPPVTLAANGQLTIDLAKYTDVETFKRRSDLTDPHQLQLIKEQLVLNSINVLMKRGVHGLYLYAHDPQLREFLLNHQC
- a CDS encoding antibiotic biosynthesis monooxygenase, translating into MLRNLAFTFGSRDVLKQFIAEHPDRKLILLASSTGDNQGLQLIDASDQPSLFSAGLDYQVRLHQGTTDWKGFYSFSYFKFDPHTAEAFEAKTTRLASNLLPHGMKALYVMTKQHDSGSYSLLTIWEDSQAYSLWRNSPEFTPLNIYATSANHYHTASYHRIALTKTK
- a CDS encoding MBL fold metallo-hydrolase, encoding MELTVLGCYGGYPYNGVGTSSYLVTSGDYHLLLDCGSGALTALQRYLDPLQLDAVLLTHYHHDHTADVGVLQYLWQLAPGTKKEPVLPIYGHQEDAQAFAGLTWPHATEGHAYQPDQALTLGPLTITFGPTHHPVPAYAPIITETTTGRRLAFTADTAAFPELSTWAQHADVLLADTNFYADHQGTAWHLTSTQAGQLAQDAQVGRLLLTHLPQTGQLSQLAAEAQTAAGKVPVNVVHAGTTYRI
- the spx gene encoding transcriptional regulator Spx; protein product: MTVTLFTTPSCSSCRKARLWLEDHGIAYREQNIFVTPLKAADIKAILRLTEEGTEEIISKRSQAYQQLGTQLEELPLGDLFDLIRRHPGILRRPIVMDDRRLQVGFNEEEIRRFLPRSVRIQALQTAQRLANGQK
- a CDS encoding adaptor protein MecA gives rise to the protein MEMERINENTIRVVIGNDDLSERGITVLDLLGNHKQIESFFYSILEEVDVDHQFQDNDAVTFQVLPNRNGLELFISKNVDPDAPVDDEQADTSVDADHPDQVSDQIKEHLLGKDGRRKNVFSAMAEASRRNAASESNDVADYLNDDGQPTVSQVVRLHAFEDMISLARVLHLDSAASNLYQYNGDYYLELIFFTNETSREAIKDDMSVAYEYADRSKVAPDVLAEHGKLVMEHSALELTRYYFLDAK
- a CDS encoding SDR family NAD(P)-dependent oxidoreductase, whose product is MSELTGKVAIVTGGSSGIGLATCQRLVKDGAIAVSADLEAPEDSRIKFVKTDVTDQRSLQNLVETVVRQYHQIDILVANAGITEHKAGVADLDVANWQRVIDVDLTGVVLTDKYVVQQMVKQRSGSVINMSSILGVVGAANSQAYSAAKAGVANFTRSQAVTYAPQGIRFNAVAPGYVNTPLLQTLPSDVTDSMVAKMPVGRLAEPSEIANVIAFLASDDASIVTGAVINADGGYTAQ
- a CDS encoding class I SAM-dependent methyltransferase — protein: MNLPNALTYSHTLLEACVYPGATVVDATVGNGHDTLFLAQLVGPTGHVIGFDVQAVALAHTQTQLTLTGQQSRVSLHHVGHEHVADYLAPDQTVAAAIFNLGYLPGSDKTKITHAPTTLTAVKALLPHLPRGGRVILVVYAGHPGGATEAQAVHQFCAALPQKTYQVLQYGFINQVHTPPYLLAIERR
- a CDS encoding phosphatase PAP2 family protein; the protein is MPRLSRWRWGLTWAAGCLFLIDLFGVVFHQVWVAQLDQALIHLIRQPLSHPLTQAVIAVTTAGNPKPVTWVTIILVVALVIARRYRASFFLLVNVLGWAGLGNFILKNLVQRPRPTVNRLVAASSFSFPSGHSITVMLLWGTVIVLAGRYLRQSPGIRYLITGLASLWILAVGISRVYVGVHYPTDVLAGWLLGFFLLTVTQWFLTRHGDDF